From Silurus meridionalis isolate SWU-2019-XX chromosome 14, ASM1480568v1, whole genome shotgun sequence, a single genomic window includes:
- the rfx1a gene encoding MHC class II regulatory factor RFX1a isoform X1 — protein sequence MATPAYVGELQQTSQPAAGAVTVTAGQPVVVTTAAPQQYLSELQNTVTSVSASATSGQVTPPPAQTPPTPAPPTQTQYVPTEMQNSPTQSSNAQNTPQYIVVTVTEGSIHSSDSVSDSSPPPAVVQTGVPTQVVQQVQSAQQRSVVQATSQQTKTEQGTQMSVTSLQPVHLTQEQLQQVPVQHVYTNQVQYVEGDTSYTTSTIRSGSFVYTDSPLYTQTSGAQYYESTSVSVSCSQAASPVNTGFVTETGQIVTSATPGTGGGATAVIAVSGTASNGSGDGGGGANGSSGSYVIQGGYMLSSGGGTSSSSSGNGQSYTQNARVSPATVSISEGEENSVPSADKKLSSGPQVQWLLDNYETAEGVSLPRSTLYCHYLLHCQEQKLEPVNAASFGKLIRSVFMGLRTRRLGTRGNSKYHYYGLRIKASSSLLRLMEDQQHLAMRQQPFSQKQRLKPVQKMEGMTNGMSSGAGQQQQQQSSGLSDISAQVQQYQQFLDASRALPEFPEIDLQGKPLPEGIELEHIKSFQLLYREHCEAILDVMVNLQFTLVETLWKTFWRFSESQAGDPATLSVHDESEKRLPKSCLVVLCKYDPALRWSRDCDNTLYQGLVEILIPDVLRPIPSALTQAIRNFAKSLESWLTNAMMNIPEEMVRIKVTCANAFAQTLRRYTSLNHLAQAARAVLQNTAQINQMLSDLNRVDFANVQEQASWVCRCEDRVVQRLEQDFKLTLQQQNSLEQWAAWLDGVVSQVLKPYQASPAFPKAAKLFLLRWSFYSSMVIRDLTLRSAASFGSFHLIRLLYDEYMYYLIEHRVAQAKGETPIAVMGEFASLGRSLNTLDPDKEEEDEEDEESDDECQELALPADGAALGEESLEPPAKLARTDRVLFSHTEN from the exons ATGGCGACTCCAGCCTACGTCGGGGAGCTGCAGCAGACCTCCCAGCCTGCAGCAGGCGCTGTAACGGTTACAGCGGGCCAGCCTGTCGTTGTCACCACCGCGGCTCCTCAGCAGTACCTGTCAGAGCTGCAAAACACAGTCACCTCTGTCTCAGCATCGGCGACCTCTGGCCAGGTCACTCCACCTCCTGCGCAAACCCCGCCCACACCAGCCCCGCCCACACAGACTCAGTACGTCCCAACTGAGATGCAGAATTCACCGACGCAGTCCAGCAATGCTCAAAACACCCCACAGTACATCGTGGTTACGGTTACAG aGGGCTCCATCCATTCCAGTGACTCAGTTTCCGATTCCAGCCCTCCACCTGCAGTAGTACAGACTGGAGTTCCCACTCAGGTGGTACAGCAGGTGCAATCAGCtcagcag AGGTCTGTGGTCCAAGCCACATCTCAGCAAACCAAGACTGAACAGGGCACACAAATGAGCGTCACCAGCCTACAGCCTGTACACTTGACTCAGGAG CAGCTGCAGCAGGTACCTGTGCAGCATGTCTACACTAACCAGGTGCAGTATGTGGAGGGAGACACAAGCTACACTACCAGCACCAT ACGTTCCGGCAGTTTTGTGTACACTGACAGTCCCTTGTACACTCAGACCAGTGGTGCTCAGTATTATGAAAGCACCAGTGTCAGTGTTTCTTGCTCCCAGGCTGCGTCTCCTGTGAATACGGGCTTTGTGACAGAGACGGGGCAAATTGTGACTAGTGCCACACCTGGCACAGGGGGTGGAGCCACAGCAGTAATTGCAGTGTCAGGTACGGCCTCTAACGGCTCCGGGGATGGAGGAGGCGGAGCTAATGGTAGCAGTGGTAGCTACGTGATTCAGGGAGGCTACATGCTCAGCAGTGGCGGaggcaccagcagcagcagcagtggaaaCGGCCAGAGTTACACGCAAAATGCTCGCGTCTCCCCGGCCACCGTGAGTATTAGCGAGGGAGAGGAGAATAGCGTGCCGTCCGCAGACAAAAAG CTGTCCTCTGGCCCTCAGGTGCAGTGGTTGTTGGATAATTATGAGACGGCAGAGGGTGTGAGTCTGCCACGCTCCACTCTCTACTGCCACTACTTGCTGCACTGCCAGGAGCAGAAGCTGGAGCCTGTGAATGCTGCCTCCTTTGGAAAACTCATCCGCTCTGTCTTTATGGGCCTGAGGACGAGGCGCCTGGGTACTCG AGGGAACTCAAAATATCATTACTATGGGCTGAGAATTAAAgcaagctcctctctgctccggCTGATGGAGGACCAACAACACCTGGCAATGAGGCAGCAGCCCTTCTCCCAAAAACAGAG GCTGAAGCCAGTACAGAAGATGGAAGGAATGACCAACGGGATGTCGTCAGGGGCGGgacaacagcagcaacaacagaGTTCAGGGTTGTCTGACATCAGTGCCCAGGTGCAGCAGTACCAACAGTTTCTGG ATGCATCCCGTGCTCTCCCAGAGTTCCCTGAAATTGACTTGCAGGGCAAACCTTTGCCAGAGGGCATTGAGCTGGAACACATTAAGAGCTTTCAGCTACTCTACAGAGAGCACTGTGAG GCCATCCTGGACGTTATGGTAAACCTGCAGTTCACACTGGTGGAGACACTGTGGAAAACGTTCTGGAGGTTTAGCGAGAGCCAGGCAGGAGATCCGGCCACactgtctgt tcatgaTGAGTCAGAGAAGCGGCTGCCCAAGTCATGCCTCGTGGTGCTGTGCAAATATGATCCGGCGCTGCGTTGGAGCCGTGACTGCGACAACACCCTCTACCAGGGCCTGGTGGAGATCCTCATCCCAGACGTACTGCGACCCATACCCA GTGCCTTAACTCAAGCCATCCGAAACTTTGCCAAGAGTCTGGAGAGCTGGCTGACTAACGCTATGATGAACATTCCAGAGGAGATGGTCCGCATCAAA GTGACATGTGCGAATGCCTTTGCACAGACCCTGCGCaggtacacctctctgaaccaCCTGGCCCAGGCTGCCCGTGCTGTGCTACAGAACACTGCGCAGATCAACCAGATGCTCAGCGACCTCAACCGAGTTGACTTTGCAAACGTGCAG GAGCAGGCCTCTtgggtgtgtaggtgtgaggaTCGTGTTGTGCAGAGGTTAGAGCAGGACTTTAAGCTCACCCTGCAGCAGCAGAACTCACTGGAGCAGTGGGCTGCCTGGCTGGACGGTGTTGTCTCCCAGGTCCTAAAGCCCTACCAGGCCAGCCCTGCCTTCCCCAAAGCTGCTAAACTCTTTCTGCTCAGATGGAGTTTCTACAG CTCTATGGTAATCAGAGATCTGACACTGCGCAGCGCAGCCAGTTTTGGCTCCTTTCATCTCATCCGCTTGCTGTATGATGAGTACATGTATTACCTAATAGAGCACAGAGTGGCTCAGGCTAAAGGGGAGACCCCTATCGCAGTTATGGgcgag TTTGCTAGCCTTGGTCGCAGTCTTAACACACTGGATCCTGATAAAG aagaggaagatgaggaggacGAGGAGAGTGATGATGAATGTCAGGAATTAGCTTTGCCTGCTGATGGAGCCGCCCTCGGTGAGGAATCTCTGGAGCCGCCTGCTAAGCTCGCTCGGACCGATCGAGTGCTCTTCAGCCACACAGAGAACTGA
- the rfx1a gene encoding MHC class II regulatory factor RFX1a isoform X3, giving the protein MATPAYVGELQQTSQPAAGAVTVTAGQPVVVTTAAPQQYLSELQNTVTSVSASATSGQVTPPPAQTPPTPAPPTQTQYVPTEMQNSPTQSSNAQNTPQYIVVTVTEGSIHSSDSVSDSSPPPAVVQTGVPTQVVQQVQSAQQRSVVQATSQQTKTEQGTQMSVTSLQPVHLTQEQLQQVPVQHVYTNQVQYVEGDTSYTTSTIRSGSFVYTDSPLYTQTSGAQYYESTSVSVSCSQAASPVNTGFVTETGQIVTSATPGTGGGATAVIAVSGTASNGSGDGGGGANGSSGSYVIQGGYMLSSGGGTSSSSSGNGQSYTQNARVSPATVQWLLDNYETAEGVSLPRSTLYCHYLLHCQEQKLEPVNAASFGKLIRSVFMGLRTRRLGTRGNSKYHYYGLRIKASSSLLRLMEDQQHLAMRQQPFSQKQRLKPVQKMEGMTNGMSSGAGQQQQQQSSGLSDISAQVQQYQQFLDASRALPEFPEIDLQGKPLPEGIELEHIKSFQLLYREHCEAILDVMVNLQFTLVETLWKTFWRFSESQAGDPATLSVHDESEKRLPKSCLVVLCKYDPALRWSRDCDNTLYQGLVEILIPDVLRPIPSALTQAIRNFAKSLESWLTNAMMNIPEEMVRIKVTCANAFAQTLRRYTSLNHLAQAARAVLQNTAQINQMLSDLNRVDFANVQEQASWVCRCEDRVVQRLEQDFKLTLQQQNSLEQWAAWLDGVVSQVLKPYQASPAFPKAAKLFLLRWSFYSSMVIRDLTLRSAASFGSFHLIRLLYDEYMYYLIEHRVAQAKGETPIAVMGEFASLGRSLNTLDPDKEEEDEEDEESDDECQELALPADGAALGEESLEPPAKLARTDRVLFSHTEN; this is encoded by the exons ATGGCGACTCCAGCCTACGTCGGGGAGCTGCAGCAGACCTCCCAGCCTGCAGCAGGCGCTGTAACGGTTACAGCGGGCCAGCCTGTCGTTGTCACCACCGCGGCTCCTCAGCAGTACCTGTCAGAGCTGCAAAACACAGTCACCTCTGTCTCAGCATCGGCGACCTCTGGCCAGGTCACTCCACCTCCTGCGCAAACCCCGCCCACACCAGCCCCGCCCACACAGACTCAGTACGTCCCAACTGAGATGCAGAATTCACCGACGCAGTCCAGCAATGCTCAAAACACCCCACAGTACATCGTGGTTACGGTTACAG aGGGCTCCATCCATTCCAGTGACTCAGTTTCCGATTCCAGCCCTCCACCTGCAGTAGTACAGACTGGAGTTCCCACTCAGGTGGTACAGCAGGTGCAATCAGCtcagcag AGGTCTGTGGTCCAAGCCACATCTCAGCAAACCAAGACTGAACAGGGCACACAAATGAGCGTCACCAGCCTACAGCCTGTACACTTGACTCAGGAG CAGCTGCAGCAGGTACCTGTGCAGCATGTCTACACTAACCAGGTGCAGTATGTGGAGGGAGACACAAGCTACACTACCAGCACCAT ACGTTCCGGCAGTTTTGTGTACACTGACAGTCCCTTGTACACTCAGACCAGTGGTGCTCAGTATTATGAAAGCACCAGTGTCAGTGTTTCTTGCTCCCAGGCTGCGTCTCCTGTGAATACGGGCTTTGTGACAGAGACGGGGCAAATTGTGACTAGTGCCACACCTGGCACAGGGGGTGGAGCCACAGCAGTAATTGCAGTGTCAGGTACGGCCTCTAACGGCTCCGGGGATGGAGGAGGCGGAGCTAATGGTAGCAGTGGTAGCTACGTGATTCAGGGAGGCTACATGCTCAGCAGTGGCGGaggcaccagcagcagcagcagtggaaaCGGCCAGAGTTACACGCAAAATGCTCGCGTCTCCCCGGCCACC GTGCAGTGGTTGTTGGATAATTATGAGACGGCAGAGGGTGTGAGTCTGCCACGCTCCACTCTCTACTGCCACTACTTGCTGCACTGCCAGGAGCAGAAGCTGGAGCCTGTGAATGCTGCCTCCTTTGGAAAACTCATCCGCTCTGTCTTTATGGGCCTGAGGACGAGGCGCCTGGGTACTCG AGGGAACTCAAAATATCATTACTATGGGCTGAGAATTAAAgcaagctcctctctgctccggCTGATGGAGGACCAACAACACCTGGCAATGAGGCAGCAGCCCTTCTCCCAAAAACAGAG GCTGAAGCCAGTACAGAAGATGGAAGGAATGACCAACGGGATGTCGTCAGGGGCGGgacaacagcagcaacaacagaGTTCAGGGTTGTCTGACATCAGTGCCCAGGTGCAGCAGTACCAACAGTTTCTGG ATGCATCCCGTGCTCTCCCAGAGTTCCCTGAAATTGACTTGCAGGGCAAACCTTTGCCAGAGGGCATTGAGCTGGAACACATTAAGAGCTTTCAGCTACTCTACAGAGAGCACTGTGAG GCCATCCTGGACGTTATGGTAAACCTGCAGTTCACACTGGTGGAGACACTGTGGAAAACGTTCTGGAGGTTTAGCGAGAGCCAGGCAGGAGATCCGGCCACactgtctgt tcatgaTGAGTCAGAGAAGCGGCTGCCCAAGTCATGCCTCGTGGTGCTGTGCAAATATGATCCGGCGCTGCGTTGGAGCCGTGACTGCGACAACACCCTCTACCAGGGCCTGGTGGAGATCCTCATCCCAGACGTACTGCGACCCATACCCA GTGCCTTAACTCAAGCCATCCGAAACTTTGCCAAGAGTCTGGAGAGCTGGCTGACTAACGCTATGATGAACATTCCAGAGGAGATGGTCCGCATCAAA GTGACATGTGCGAATGCCTTTGCACAGACCCTGCGCaggtacacctctctgaaccaCCTGGCCCAGGCTGCCCGTGCTGTGCTACAGAACACTGCGCAGATCAACCAGATGCTCAGCGACCTCAACCGAGTTGACTTTGCAAACGTGCAG GAGCAGGCCTCTtgggtgtgtaggtgtgaggaTCGTGTTGTGCAGAGGTTAGAGCAGGACTTTAAGCTCACCCTGCAGCAGCAGAACTCACTGGAGCAGTGGGCTGCCTGGCTGGACGGTGTTGTCTCCCAGGTCCTAAAGCCCTACCAGGCCAGCCCTGCCTTCCCCAAAGCTGCTAAACTCTTTCTGCTCAGATGGAGTTTCTACAG CTCTATGGTAATCAGAGATCTGACACTGCGCAGCGCAGCCAGTTTTGGCTCCTTTCATCTCATCCGCTTGCTGTATGATGAGTACATGTATTACCTAATAGAGCACAGAGTGGCTCAGGCTAAAGGGGAGACCCCTATCGCAGTTATGGgcgag TTTGCTAGCCTTGGTCGCAGTCTTAACACACTGGATCCTGATAAAG aagaggaagatgaggaggacGAGGAGAGTGATGATGAATGTCAGGAATTAGCTTTGCCTGCTGATGGAGCCGCCCTCGGTGAGGAATCTCTGGAGCCGCCTGCTAAGCTCGCTCGGACCGATCGAGTGCTCTTCAGCCACACAGAGAACTGA
- the rfx1a gene encoding MHC class II regulatory factor RFX1a isoform X2, translating into MATPAYVGELQQTSQPAAGAVTVTAGQPVVVTTAAPQQYLSELQNTVTSVSASATSGQVTPPPAQTPPTPAPPTQTQYVPTEMQNSPTQSSNAQNTPQYIVVTVTEGSIHSSDSVSDSSPPPAVVQTGVPTQVVQQVQSAQQRSVVQATSQQTKTEQGTQMSVTSLQPVHLTQEQLQQVPVQHVYTNQVQYVEGDTSYTTSTIRSGSFVYTDSPLYTQTSGAQYYESTSVSVSCSQAASPVNTGFVTETGQIVTSATPGTGGGATAVIAVSGTASNGSGDGGGGANGSSGSYVIQGGYMLSSGGGTSSSSSGNGQSYTQNARVSPATLSSGPQVQWLLDNYETAEGVSLPRSTLYCHYLLHCQEQKLEPVNAASFGKLIRSVFMGLRTRRLGTRGNSKYHYYGLRIKASSSLLRLMEDQQHLAMRQQPFSQKQRLKPVQKMEGMTNGMSSGAGQQQQQQSSGLSDISAQVQQYQQFLDASRALPEFPEIDLQGKPLPEGIELEHIKSFQLLYREHCEAILDVMVNLQFTLVETLWKTFWRFSESQAGDPATLSVHDESEKRLPKSCLVVLCKYDPALRWSRDCDNTLYQGLVEILIPDVLRPIPSALTQAIRNFAKSLESWLTNAMMNIPEEMVRIKVTCANAFAQTLRRYTSLNHLAQAARAVLQNTAQINQMLSDLNRVDFANVQEQASWVCRCEDRVVQRLEQDFKLTLQQQNSLEQWAAWLDGVVSQVLKPYQASPAFPKAAKLFLLRWSFYSSMVIRDLTLRSAASFGSFHLIRLLYDEYMYYLIEHRVAQAKGETPIAVMGEFASLGRSLNTLDPDKEEEDEEDEESDDECQELALPADGAALGEESLEPPAKLARTDRVLFSHTEN; encoded by the exons ATGGCGACTCCAGCCTACGTCGGGGAGCTGCAGCAGACCTCCCAGCCTGCAGCAGGCGCTGTAACGGTTACAGCGGGCCAGCCTGTCGTTGTCACCACCGCGGCTCCTCAGCAGTACCTGTCAGAGCTGCAAAACACAGTCACCTCTGTCTCAGCATCGGCGACCTCTGGCCAGGTCACTCCACCTCCTGCGCAAACCCCGCCCACACCAGCCCCGCCCACACAGACTCAGTACGTCCCAACTGAGATGCAGAATTCACCGACGCAGTCCAGCAATGCTCAAAACACCCCACAGTACATCGTGGTTACGGTTACAG aGGGCTCCATCCATTCCAGTGACTCAGTTTCCGATTCCAGCCCTCCACCTGCAGTAGTACAGACTGGAGTTCCCACTCAGGTGGTACAGCAGGTGCAATCAGCtcagcag AGGTCTGTGGTCCAAGCCACATCTCAGCAAACCAAGACTGAACAGGGCACACAAATGAGCGTCACCAGCCTACAGCCTGTACACTTGACTCAGGAG CAGCTGCAGCAGGTACCTGTGCAGCATGTCTACACTAACCAGGTGCAGTATGTGGAGGGAGACACAAGCTACACTACCAGCACCAT ACGTTCCGGCAGTTTTGTGTACACTGACAGTCCCTTGTACACTCAGACCAGTGGTGCTCAGTATTATGAAAGCACCAGTGTCAGTGTTTCTTGCTCCCAGGCTGCGTCTCCTGTGAATACGGGCTTTGTGACAGAGACGGGGCAAATTGTGACTAGTGCCACACCTGGCACAGGGGGTGGAGCCACAGCAGTAATTGCAGTGTCAGGTACGGCCTCTAACGGCTCCGGGGATGGAGGAGGCGGAGCTAATGGTAGCAGTGGTAGCTACGTGATTCAGGGAGGCTACATGCTCAGCAGTGGCGGaggcaccagcagcagcagcagtggaaaCGGCCAGAGTTACACGCAAAATGCTCGCGTCTCCCCGGCCACC CTGTCCTCTGGCCCTCAGGTGCAGTGGTTGTTGGATAATTATGAGACGGCAGAGGGTGTGAGTCTGCCACGCTCCACTCTCTACTGCCACTACTTGCTGCACTGCCAGGAGCAGAAGCTGGAGCCTGTGAATGCTGCCTCCTTTGGAAAACTCATCCGCTCTGTCTTTATGGGCCTGAGGACGAGGCGCCTGGGTACTCG AGGGAACTCAAAATATCATTACTATGGGCTGAGAATTAAAgcaagctcctctctgctccggCTGATGGAGGACCAACAACACCTGGCAATGAGGCAGCAGCCCTTCTCCCAAAAACAGAG GCTGAAGCCAGTACAGAAGATGGAAGGAATGACCAACGGGATGTCGTCAGGGGCGGgacaacagcagcaacaacagaGTTCAGGGTTGTCTGACATCAGTGCCCAGGTGCAGCAGTACCAACAGTTTCTGG ATGCATCCCGTGCTCTCCCAGAGTTCCCTGAAATTGACTTGCAGGGCAAACCTTTGCCAGAGGGCATTGAGCTGGAACACATTAAGAGCTTTCAGCTACTCTACAGAGAGCACTGTGAG GCCATCCTGGACGTTATGGTAAACCTGCAGTTCACACTGGTGGAGACACTGTGGAAAACGTTCTGGAGGTTTAGCGAGAGCCAGGCAGGAGATCCGGCCACactgtctgt tcatgaTGAGTCAGAGAAGCGGCTGCCCAAGTCATGCCTCGTGGTGCTGTGCAAATATGATCCGGCGCTGCGTTGGAGCCGTGACTGCGACAACACCCTCTACCAGGGCCTGGTGGAGATCCTCATCCCAGACGTACTGCGACCCATACCCA GTGCCTTAACTCAAGCCATCCGAAACTTTGCCAAGAGTCTGGAGAGCTGGCTGACTAACGCTATGATGAACATTCCAGAGGAGATGGTCCGCATCAAA GTGACATGTGCGAATGCCTTTGCACAGACCCTGCGCaggtacacctctctgaaccaCCTGGCCCAGGCTGCCCGTGCTGTGCTACAGAACACTGCGCAGATCAACCAGATGCTCAGCGACCTCAACCGAGTTGACTTTGCAAACGTGCAG GAGCAGGCCTCTtgggtgtgtaggtgtgaggaTCGTGTTGTGCAGAGGTTAGAGCAGGACTTTAAGCTCACCCTGCAGCAGCAGAACTCACTGGAGCAGTGGGCTGCCTGGCTGGACGGTGTTGTCTCCCAGGTCCTAAAGCCCTACCAGGCCAGCCCTGCCTTCCCCAAAGCTGCTAAACTCTTTCTGCTCAGATGGAGTTTCTACAG CTCTATGGTAATCAGAGATCTGACACTGCGCAGCGCAGCCAGTTTTGGCTCCTTTCATCTCATCCGCTTGCTGTATGATGAGTACATGTATTACCTAATAGAGCACAGAGTGGCTCAGGCTAAAGGGGAGACCCCTATCGCAGTTATGGgcgag TTTGCTAGCCTTGGTCGCAGTCTTAACACACTGGATCCTGATAAAG aagaggaagatgaggaggacGAGGAGAGTGATGATGAATGTCAGGAATTAGCTTTGCCTGCTGATGGAGCCGCCCTCGGTGAGGAATCTCTGGAGCCGCCTGCTAAGCTCGCTCGGACCGATCGAGTGCTCTTCAGCCACACAGAGAACTGA